In the Hirundo rustica isolate bHirRus1 chromosome 2, bHirRus1.pri.v3, whole genome shotgun sequence genome, GACAGTAGGAAGCTACAGGGTCCTGGCTTGTGTGTGCAGAGATGAAAGGCGTATTTGACACTCCCCAGCAGATTAATTGTTGTTCATTGGCTGCTTGTGGAAAGAGACTTTTACTTCCACACATGCCTTTTAGATAGTAGCAATGCTCCTTTTCACTTAATTGTGTTTAGCCTGTTGCACTCGACTGAGGTATTCATGTAGGCCCTCCTTTATAAAAACTGAAATGGCCATGTTCAGGCAGCAAGTCATCTGGAAACAAGGACAGGCAGAATAAATCATTTCTTCAAGTGCTCACCTCTCCATGGCTAGAGAAATCTACATCACTACGTGTAGCTAAGATGGCTCACAGCCACTGGCCAGCACAAACtagcttttatttcagaagctCAATGAAAAGCTCAAGTCATGCTGCCACTCTTTTTAGGCACAGCACTAAAGACTCTCACATGCTGAAGTCCTTCATCCCAAAAGGCACTGTGTTAAGGCATTCTTATTTTGCTAGAGTTCACACAGGCACTATTTGACAAGCTTACAcccaaaaataaacacaagaaGTTCCCTGCAGAAGAGCAGGAGCAAATAGCTACCCACTCTTCCTCAGCTTCCCTTTCCTCTAAATTTAGAGGACGCTCCCTAAAGCTGCAGCAGCTATTGAAAAGTCTACTTATGTTTAGTAAGCGGCTCAGAGTCCTACACAGAGGATAAATTAAAACTAATAAAGAAATCAATGAAGAAGCTAggtgaaagggaaggaaaggaaaaattcagaGGCAAGAAGAGACAGGCAAGGTAATAGGGGACAGGAGGTTGCAGACTGAAGGAGCTACATTTATGTAAAAAAGTAGACTGGAGACAaagcaatgaaagaaaaagaaaaaaaggaaagaacaaaaggGCAAGTTACACCAAAGGTCCCTCAGAGAACTCCAAACCACCCACCAGGGAAGGAACTTGCCAACCCACCCACTCCAGGGTAAATGCCCCTCATACTTACAGGTTTATCTGACCTGGCAGGCAGAATTTCCCATTTCTACAGTGATGGCATCCCCCATTCCTCATATTACTAGGTAAAGCATACCATTTCCACACTAAGTGAGGGAGTTCCAGCACTTCTACCTCCCTTTCCCAAAGACTGGAGTTGACACTTACACAGCTAAGACCCTCAAGATCTCAAATCAAAAAGGAGAAGTTTAAAGTACTCTAGAGCTGTTGTTTTCTTACCTTTGAGCCTGAGGTTTTGATACTTACTTGCAATCACCACCACCACAAGGGCACCAATCACTCCCATCATGATCAtcatctgaggaaaaaaaaattgtccaagAGCAATACTCAGAACAGACTGACAAGTTCCCATCCCACCTGACAGCCAGGGAAGCAAAGCCAGGCCCTGAAGGCTTGACAGCCAAGACCCCAAAGCCTTCCCACGGTGAAAGACTCTTAAGCACTTGAAACTGTTATTAAACCCCAGCTGTACTCGCAAAGCCCTGCAGGAGAGGAGTTGCCCGGTTCCCTCCTGAGGACGGGGATCATGGCACCCACCTTGCAGTTCTTCCACCAGTACTTCCTCTTGAGTTTTGCTGCGCTGCTTTCAAATACCGAGGCGCCGGCCTGAAGTGCATCCGCCCGGTCATCCAGCTCTGACAGCTTCTCGTCCCGTTGCAGCACCTTGTCCACGTTTACACACATTATATCAACcacctgcaggaggaagaaCAGTAGGAGCAGGCGCATTGGTAAAAACAGTTGGAAAAGTAAGAGGAGTAACTTAGCCAATAACTGATGCTGCGAtactaacaaacaaaaaacataaacaaggcggggggtggggggaagatCAGGGTAAGAAAGAAGTCACTTCAAGTCACTGCCTACTTcgaaatggaaaaaaaaaaaaaaaattcgaGACTTACTGTTAAAACATCAGCTCAAATACACCTcagccaggttctcagcctcACATTCTCATCTGCTTATAAGAGCTCTCCATTCCAGCAGCAAGCCAAGGCCACCCTCCTTACGAGAGGAGCGATGCGCTCACTCCCCGAGAGCTGCAGAATTACCTTACCGTGAGCTTCGTGTTGCTGCCTCGGCGAGGCACAAAGGCGCTACTGCGCCTCAGCAGCCGAGCCGCTGACATGGATCCCGGGAAGCCAGGAAAGGGTTCCCCCACATCCCTGCACACAATGCCCCCTTGAAGCAGCCCGCAGGGATTAGGAGCTGTCCTGGATGCGGGACAGCTTTATTTCCGTAAGAGATGCACGATAACGAGGTATCAAAAAAGTCTAGCAAGCCTGGTCCTTGGAAGTCATATCTAGAATTAAGTGGCTTTTAAACATAAGGCAATATTTCCTCCGGCCTCTTTAATAGGCTTGCC is a window encoding:
- the VAMP1 gene encoding vesicle-associated membrane protein 1, with translation MSDPAQQPAPGAPEGGAPEGGAPEGAAPGGGPPGAPPNLTSNRRLQQTQAQVQEVVDIMCVNVDKVLQRDEKLSELDDRADALQAGASVFESSAAKLKRKYWWKNCKMMIMMGVIGALVVVVIAIYFFT